The segment GACCCCCCTCACTCTCCTCACGCACAAAGAATGATGAGTTGTCTCATGTAGAGTAAAAGAGCTTTAACCATGTTTCAACCATCAAAGAAAAATTAAAGCAGCTCTGTTCAACAGTTTGTCGGAAAGAGTGAGTTACTGAGATGACAAATCTGGCCGACTTGTACTTATATGGTTGCCTCCAAGTTTAGCACAGCAGCATCATTGTGAAGAGTCACGTCACTGCTTGAGGCTAATCAAGCAAATATGCATTTTTGGAGTGGtataaaaaaaagtgcatgtACCTGTCAggttttttaaatcacatttagtTGCCGTGCAGCAGAGAACCCTGGGATTTGGGCCTTTTCATTAGCTGATAAATAGGTGAGTTTTTTCCCCAAAACCATTTAGAacttggaaaagaaaagaatagagGTGTTGTGTGAAAACGTTGGAGCCTGAGGGGCCAAGTGGGTGTTTCTCTGGTACAATCCAGGCATCAGCCATGAAACTACTCAGAAAAGATCATGAGTCATGAATCTGTCAACTGTGTCAAGCCAAGGCCGAATCATGATTTCCACAGTTTGAGATGATTGTTGAGGTACATGTTTCTTTCACaaattatctatctatctatctatctatctatctatctatctatctatctatctatctatctatctatctatctatctatctatatatctatctatctatctatttatctatgcAGCTATGCAGCTATGTAGCTATCTATCTTGTGCAGTCTCAGTATTTGGCTTTATGGGTACGTATCAGTACTTTTATGGCTGTGTAAAACTACTCTTGGCGTCcaatggaaaatataaaagacaaaactCTGTTTGCTCTTTACTCGGCTGATACAGAAGGAATGTTCATCAAtaatccgtgtgtgtgtgtgtgtgtgtgtgtgtgtgtgtgtgtgtgtgtgtgtgtgtgtgtgtgtgtgtgtgtattagcagGGTTTGGTCTGCTGATCATAGATCCAGCAAACTGCAAACAgcagtatttattttcttcctttgaAGTCTTAGCTGTAAAGGTCCAATTTACTtgtatttgcttttttaaaaaaagcttgtaaagaaagataaatagatagTGAAATATATTCAGTGGGTAAAGTTGGTTCTCCTATATTTACGAGACTGACAGTCCCTGCCCACAAACACGTAAAGACCGTCCCACAGGGCAACTGTAATTTACTTTGCAATATATCACATCTGTGAGAACTGTAgcaaaggagaggagaaggtcATAAAACCATCTGCTTGTTCATTATAGCTCAGCTTTGActtgcagtgtgtgcatgtgctgtaCAACATGGAGGTACACTGTTTGTCTCCCTgtttaaagtacagtgtatcTTTGTGAATGCATTGTGTGCCAATATGATGTAAAGcatggaaaataaagtttgcCAAACATGGTTAATGTGGACAAAACTTGTCCACATTAACAAGTTTTCCAGTATTTCTGCAGGGGTTTTATAGAAACTGGCACGTTAACTATTATgtaattccttttttttcttccaccatGGTTTGTGCGCTGTAAATGTGTAACATGATGCAATTTTCTTCCCTGACAgtccctcacccccccccccccccccccccccccccccccgccatcCTTCACTCCCCTGCTGAGAAAGGCAGCCAATGGCACCTCAGCAGGGTCCCTCCCCTGCTCTGATAAATAGCACATTGAGTACCAGAGAGGTTTTATCTGCCTGACTACCCTTTTCTCAGCAGAGTCTCTCACCACCTCGGTGCTACAGACTCCCTCTTTAACCATGTCCGTCAGAGCCATGAAGACCACCAGTTACTCCTCCGCGTCTTCTCACAGGGGCCCATCTCAAGGCTTCAGCAGCCAGTCCTACTCTGGCTATGGTGGTGCCAGGCAGAGCCATACTGTCCGCAGCTCCTACGGGGGAGTGGGCAGCTGCGGTGCCAGTGTGGGTGCCGGGGGGTTTAAGGTGGCTGGTGGGTATGTTGCTGGGGGTGCTGCGCAAAGAGGTGGCGGGGTAGAGTTTGGCTACATGGGatttggtggaggtatgggAGGTGGCATGGCCAATGAGCTGGTGGCCCCCATCACAGCAGTGACCGTGAACAAGAGCCTGCTGGCGCCCCTGAACCTGGAGATTGACCCCAACATCCAGGTTGTCCGCACCCAGGAGAAGGAGCAGATCAAGAGCCTCAACAACCGCTTCGCCTCCTTCATTGACAAGGTCAGTTCATATTATAGATCAGTGCCATTCTACCAGAAGTCTTTTATATCAGAGCCACATGAGGAAAACTGCAACAACCAGCACATATGCATGATGCTTTGTtctgttctaaaaaaaaaactatccaGCACAGAGTAGAAAATAACTCAGGAGCTTCAGAGGAAATGAATGCACTGCAAGCCAAAATAGCTCAAGGTGAAAGATGGACAAAATTCTCAATGGAGATCTTGTTGAGACAATCCCTAATAAAAAACGTACGTTCAGTCCACTAACAGCTAAGCACTGAGATTTCATGTAGGAGAGTGACTGTTATGAGAAATGTATTATCCTCCTAATATGTTAAGATCCTTGGACTCAGATAAGAGGATCAACCTGGCTACACAGTACATGCACGGCTGATGTGAGGAGCAGAACGATTTTGGCTGAAGGAATACTGTGCCACCACATGTGAGCAATAATCTGCAACAGAGAGTTTCAGAAAGTAGACAAAAGGACAGATGTATTCTTGTACTTTTTGTCATAAATCCACTCTTACACTCTGGTATTGTATTTTGTCATATGTTTTGTGAGTTTTTGAATTTCATTGAGTGGATAGTCACAAACTGTACAAACTTttacagaagaagagagggagtggCAGGATGAAGGTTTACATAAGATAAGCGTGGTACATTCACAGAGGAGTACATCACTGCAGTAAAATAATTATCTgcttaaaaaatattttcaatctGAATAAGACCCACTTCATGGGGCTGTCACAGTCAAGAAATGCATTTTCAAGAAATCCATTTTCTTGACTGTAGCATAACTCCTTTTTATACACCCACCATCAAACAGAGATTGCAGAAATGTCATGTCATTCATGGAGAGACAGCAGCTCGCCTGTTCTCTAATTGAGATTTATCAGATTCTTCTGTTATCTGTCATTGTTACTCATAAACCATTTCTATTGTTTAGGGGGCTACCAGCAGTGATGCAAGTTAACCTGCAAATCAATCACGGCGAGGGGAATTTCAGAGTCAGAGTCTTAAAACAAAGCTCTCTGCCACTCCTCAACACACATGACTTATTGacatgacacatgcacacacagaactgCATGTCTCCCGTCATGTTTGCCGACCCAACCCAGGGTCAGGGTGCTGAATAGGAAATTCGTAAAGGGGCGAGCTGTGTCACAATTGGGGAACAGTGCCACATTGTGTTGAAACACAGAAGTATGGGTCAGAATTTGGTGACCAATTATTGATGTGACATCCAGAGGTTGCTGTAGGTCGGAGAAGTTCAGTCAGCTTTCTTCTAGTTGTCGTGTTTCTTTGTCCATGTCCCTAGGCAAACAAAGTGAGGCCAATAATATTTTCTGAGTCACTCCTGCCCTCTTTGCACTCAATGAGACCCTCCAGCCTATTTAAAGTTCACAGTGTTGAAGTCTTTatgtgaaaataagaaatatttatTCAGTATCATATATCCATTCTTTAATTGATCAGACTGGTGAAGTGCATATCGTCAAACAAATATGAAACTTGGAAAATGTCAATGAAGCAAAGTTACAGAAGTGCTCATTTGCCTTTTTCTATACTCTTCCCACAcctctctctttgcaggtacGTTTCTtggagcagcagaacaaagtACTGGAGACCAAGTGGAAACTTCTGCAGGAACAGACCACGTCTCGCTCCAACATCGACGCCATGTTCGAAGCTTACATCGCCAACCTGCGCAAGCAGGTCGACAACTTGGGTCATGAAAAAGTCAAGCTGGAATCTGACCTGCATCACATGAAGGGCCTGGTCGAGGACTTCAAAACCAAGTGAGTGGAGATGAATCTGAACCAAACATCTTGTACCAAGCCGAATTTGAtcagttaattaattaattggaAGTAATTGGAAATATCCTGTCTGTAGCCTGACCGACAGATTTAGACCAATACGGCATACATATTCAGCCGTTATACATTTGAAAGGATATTTTGACctttagtagttttttttacacaaacacaaacaaatttgACACCAATGCCACTGATACAAACTTGACAGGATTATTTTACAATGTAAAATTGTACTTTTCTGTGCTCTCTGGTGGACAAACTATGTAATGAAGATACAGTTTCTAAGTTTCTCAAACCTAATTTACAATTTGTCTGCTGGAATTTCATGTTACTTATTGGTTTGCTTATAGACAGATACTGATATATCTGCAATAAAAAGGTAATACCAGTCTAACACTAAAGCATTCTTTGGTTTGAATATTTGAGTCAGTGTAGATGCCACATTCATGCATTATACTGtcttgatatttatatttaccaAGGGTTATATTCAAATTCAAGAAAATGTACTTTCTGACGACTTgatttttgtaataataaaaaaagaaaaattgagCATGTTACATCAcaaaaaatgttctgttttccAGGTATGAAGATGAGATTAACAAGCGCAACGAAAGTGAGAACAACTTTGTCCTCATGAAGAAGGTCTGTTCTGATTCTTGATCTTGAAATAATATGATTTGGCTTTGAGCACAATGAGCCCACACAATGGCAACTTTCCTCTCAGTGtcgtctttttttcctctgcaggaaaCAGATGCAGCCTTCATGATTAAGACGGACCTGGAAGCCCAACTGGACGGGCTCTCTGATAAGATTGACTTCTTGAGGCAGATCTACAACGCAGTAATAActtacatttgttttgattcttAAAATTTTCCAAAATCTGTCTTTGCATGTCTGTTCATCTCCGGTACATGTTTTCCTATGTAGGAAATCAGTGAGCTCCAGGGCCAGATCAAGGACACATCCGTTGTGGTCGAGATGGACAACAGCCGTTACCTTGACATGGACGCCATTGTCGCTGAGGTGCGCGCCCAGTATGAGGATATCGCAAACCGCAGCAGAGCCGAGGCTGAGACGTGGTACCAGACCAAGGTGAGACCTGATCCCCACTACCACAGCATGCTGTTGATTGATCTGGCTGTTGTAGAATGAccctcttttgtcttttcttcttcagccCCCTTGGCAtaaactttttttctcatttctcaaaAGTCTCATGTGAAcagaaaactaaactaaaaagatACCCAAGTTATAATGATGCCTTTTTCATGTGTTTAGCCTGACTTGTTCCTTTCTGTATCAGTACACAGAGATGCAGCACTCAGCCAAGCAAACATGGTGACGACGTGAAGTCAACAAAGGCGGAGATCGCTGAAATTAACCGCAGGATAATGAGGCTCCAGTCTGAAATTGAATGGTTAAAGCACAAGTGAGGAACACAGATTTCAGTTTCATATATTTTGACATGTTTCACAGTACAGGGGCTTTGTttgataacttttttttatttctgaatgaGTTAGAAAAACATGTCCTTATAAAGACATTACATCCAACTTCACTTTTTACATCTCTTAGCGCACCAATTTGGAAACTCAGATCGCAGAGGCCGAGGAGCGTGGTGAGCTGGCAGTGAAGGATGCTAAACTCCGCATGAGAGAGCTAGAGGAGGCTCTGCAGAGAGCCAAGCACGACATGGCCTATCAAGTCCGCCAGTACCAGGAACTGATGAATGTGAAGCTGGCCCTAGACATTGAGATCGCCACctacaggaagctgctggagggagaggaggacaggtAAGATGTCGCTGTCAGAGCAAGTAATGAAAACGGcatctttcatttttcactttgtctcatGGTATTTTGCTTTTTCTTGTCTCGCTCTATTTGTCTCTACAGGTTAGCAACAGGAATCAAGGTTAATGTAGCAAAACAGACATGTAAGTTGTGTTTCACAGATGTTTTTGCCATTTTATAGGAAAAAAACGTGAGAAAAACGGAGAAAAGAAGACTGATGTGACGTCCACATGTAAAGAGGAGTGTGTTAGAAGGAAATCACAAAGAGCTATAGTGCATTCAAATTCAGTTCATCACTGCATGACACCACAACTGGCTGAAATGCATTAAATTAATGGAGGAAAGTCAGTTTTCAATTGCAAGTCCAGTTAATGTGAGTAAACATAATGTACATGTAATGTGTGAGTGGCCATATTATTTCTGACATTAGAAAAACTTCCCCAAAGCCTTTGCTGATacaaaaagatgtaaaataCGGTCTAATGTGCAGACAATTACATGAAAATATCAACTCTATTGGCACCTTTTTTTAATGTCCATGTTAATCTTTACCTTTTACTTGTGCATGTGCAGCTGTGAACTACAGTGCCTACGGCCTAGAGAGCTCCTGCACCCCAGTCTACGCCAGCAGCTCCTTTGGAGGAGTCAAAGCCAGCAGCTCCTTTGGAGGAGTCAAAGCCAGCAGCTCGTTTGGAGGAGTCAAAGCCAGCAGCTCCTTTGGAGGAGTCAAAGCCAGCAGCTCCTTTGGAGGAGTCAAAGCCAGCAGTGGTTCCATCGCTGCCCTGGAGGGAGGAGCGGTGAAGAGCGCCACGATCACCAAGACAGAAACCGTGGTGAtcaagacagaggagaagaagacagaggtggaggagaagaagacagaggtggaggagaagaaggaggagcaggCGGTGATCGAGGAGCCGGCTACAGTGGAGCAGAAGGAGCAGGAACATGTGGAGGAcgaggctgaggctgaggctgaagctgaagctgaggctgaggctgaggctgaggctgaggtTGAGGCTGAGGTTGAGGTTGAGGTTGAGGttgaggctgaggctgaggctgaggctgaggttgaggttgaggttgaggttgaggctgaggttgaggttgaggctgaagctgaagctgaagctgaagctgaggCTGTGGCTGATGAGTGATGAGTTCTGGTTTATTGTTTTTGGTCTTGCTTgttaagaaaaaacactttgcttttCCCTCCAGTTTTTTAATGGTAGATTCACCAAAGTGCCTGCACTCAATACACAGACACTACTTTCTGTCAGATAACTTTGATGAAGAGGTGATAACTGATGAGATTTTATTCTGGTCTCTGGAAACTTGTGAAGGCTgagaaattgtgtgtgtgggcgtttTATCAGTGTAACTGTGGTCTGACTGCACCACACATGTTTAGCCAACAGGTAGCAGTGCTGTATGTGctttcctctgctgtttcctTTTATCGTTTGACGAACAGGTAGCACTGTAAAAACTGTaacttcaaattaaataaaatttaataTGAGCACTTtggagtaaaataaaacatcaccaTGCTAAACTCCTTGTTCTAAAACTTCTGTATCcaaacagtaaaatataaataaaatgctcTTCGTGACTTCTACTTAGAAatacttttgtagtttttcagtgtgctgctgctgcaacacctGGGGTCCTGTTTGGTCAACAATAAATcttctttaaaaagtaatttacatCGTGGTCTTTTGTATTTTGAAGTGAAATTTCCATGAacattgaaatatttcaagtACTTAAACACTTAATGAGGAAATGTGCAACAGCACATTtggagaaaaatattaaaaggaTACATTCAGAGATAATGTGAAAACTTGTGCAATCAGCCTGAGAGAATTTTTTTTGTAGGTTTTCAActaggtaaacacacacatacgaatgaaaataaattttacttttaagacagttctaaaaagaaaatgaatttgatGGAAAGATGATTTTCCTCTCATCAACGTTTGCTCTGGAGCACCCGACAGGCCTCAGTCTGCCTCGGCCTATAGGTACATGCTCCAGGACTTTCTTTTGAACAGCCTGACATAATTCAAAGGTCATGCATTCTTAAAAAATTGCTAAGAATTGTACGGAGGAGTTTGTGTGAGAAACCGATGTCAAATTTGCTATTTATTGAGGAATAGGTTATTTTTCTCTTAGAGTGAATGCTTTCTTTAGGGGCCCTTTCCGCCCTGGAGGAACAGGTTTGAACATGAATGATGGGTGGTGGTGCCGCACCCAAGGCCGTACAAGGGCTTGTGAAGacagaaacctgcagaaatcccACCCAACGTCCGTCGCTTTCAACAGATGTCTGGCGGCTGACATTCACCTGAACATGACTCGGGTCTGAACACTTACTGAGTTAATTGCATGAAACACATAATTACAGAGAACATATTCTGTTAATACCCATACAAGTGTTCTAGACAATAGGTGACCTGTGGTGAAAGTGAAAGCTGAAAACCTTGCCAATGGTCTCAGCATGCTCCACTTTTCTGTACAGGTTGAGTAGTGAAAGCTGTGGTGACCTACTCTGACTCTGCTTTGACGGAATTATAAATATAACTGCAtaacaagaaaaactaaaaatcccattcagtttttatttcaattcaaaTGACCAGAAACATGCTCATTTGTCCTCTTGGGAAGATTGACACCACTCTTGTATCCGTCTAGGCCTAAATATAGGCCTAAGGCTACAACCTGGAgaacgttagcttagcttagcacaaagagtGGAAACGGAGCAACGGCTAGCATGGCCCTGTCCGAAGTTAACATCTCTCAAGCTCAGTAATTGACATGTTCAACATCTTGTTTGTTCTATCaactaaatgtaaaaatacaaattcaccAGCATTATCAGAGTAACTTTAACTTGGCTTGGAATAGTAATATTTAAAGGTCAAATCCATCAAAAATGTTAATCTTTTCGAAATTGTTTGTGTATTATTGTGTTAGCATGTCAATGTTGCAGCAGCTGTGTCAATTTATGGGTCATCGTATTTTTGAGCCTCTTCTTTAAAACCACTACAGCCATCAGATAAATCCAGTGAAGCTAAAAGTTCAAGGTCTAAACTTCAAATAATTTCGGCCCAGTCCCAAATCCTCTCCCTTGGCCCCACCCCTAGATATGAAGTGCCCTTCGCTGGTAGTGTCCCCCTCCAAACGGAGCCACAACGGACAGGGCTAGAAAATCTTCACCTAGGAACTGTTTATGTTTACATGCTTGTTTTGACTGCGTGAATAGCGATTTTCCTGAAATGCTTGTCACAGcgacattttcatttgctactAGATTAAAATAAGATATACCGCTGGATTCATTGTTATTTTGCAAGATTTCATACTtacatttatgagcattttaccCACAGCGGTGGCCATGTTTATTCGTTAACTACTTTAAGCCACTACATTTACTGTAGCTATAGCTTGTAAGCTTTGTCCCTGGCACGGCCTAAAGTTTGGCATGAAGTTTATGCTCTGCAGTAAAATGCACCTTTTCTAGTTTAGATCTAATTTGTTTAACAATGTTACCCAACGTTTTTTTTGACGTTGTCTCCTTAACTAACCATTTGAGGTTGAGCCTGAACCTTTAAGTGTCATGTCCGAGCTCAGTTGGTTGTTTGCGTTGCTGTGGAACAAGCTCAGCTGCTGGTACTGTAACGCAGACATTTCCATGCTGCCAGTAGGTCTGCTGTTTACAATAGTTTCATATTCACTCATCATAACATTGCAGGTGTTGATTCACTGACAGTTGTCCAGTCTGCCCCGAAGAGGCTCTGCAGATGACACCGAACCAGGAtgtctttgtctctgctgaACGAATTAGAACTATTGAGCCCTGATCTTGCTGTGCCATGAAGCACTGATAATGCTGCAGGCCTTTGTGTTGAAAAACTTAAAAAGGCAAGAATTGTGTTATATTATGTTGTGCTATTTCTACTTTAAATTGCATTGATTATATCAAGAAACTTGCCTTGCCTAACAAATAAATGCTGTAGGGGAAAAGCTTACAGATATTTTAGTGCACGGAGTGAGGACATGTTGAAAAGAGTACAAAAATTGAATGTACTTGGCTGCATTCCtatatgattgattgattgatggggAGGCCACATGAACTCTCATTCCACCTTCGAAGTTTTAACTTAAAGTTATGTAATATACACAATAAGCCTCTGTCTAATATAGTATGGTTGACTTCCCCACGGCTATCTGCAGAGTAAAGATGTTCACACCTCcatcagaaaagaaaatctaGTAATGCTCTTGCCTCATTCTTCTGCCTGCAGGCGAATGCGGTAACACTGCACTTGTCCTggtgtgtacgtgcgtgtgtgtgtgtgtgcgcgcgtgggtgcatgcgtgcgtgcatgtgtgtgcctgtgtgtgtctatgcaaATGCGtgcatatgtgtatgtgtgtgcatgcgtgcatgtgtgtgcatgtgtgtgttgatgtctctgtgtatgtgcgtgtgtaggtgtgtgtgtgtgtgcgtgcgtgcatgtgtgtcagtgtgtgtgtgtaagtgcgtGCAGGCCACAGTTTATGATAAAAGTTACCTCGGAAGACTCTCAGTCATCTTCAGCACTaataaattaaaactcaaacaatGCTTTTGGTTTGTTGGTGCAGGCTTGTGTGTATGGCAGATTGTAATACATAGTGTTTGATTACAGAAACTTCCCACAGGGGCACAGTGAACACTGAGCTGGAAGTGAGTCAGATCATGAGCTCATGAGCTAGAAACTTAGGTTTCAACAAGCGTATTAAATTGTCTGACGCAAACTTTGGCTGCCAGGTGCTTCACAACTTTTCTCACTGTGTACAGTAACAAATGTTTATCCTATCCTCAAGTAATTCTTCATTCAACTTCACTGCCAATAAAGAGACACATTGACATGCATATAATTATTAGTGTTTGATGTCCCTCCAGGTATTCAGGTACTCATGTAAACTGTCTGATTTAATAGCCTCTGAACACTTAAACTACACCAGCGGCAATACGTTCATTCACTGCATCAATTTCTCTAATCCAGGATTTATCTATACAGGGCTTGATATATAAACGGTACAAGACTGACAAGTGTTTTTACaccatgaaaaagaaaagactttgCTCTCTCAACTTGACAAACTGATCTGAATTCCTCTGCTGGCTTAGAGCGAAGGTGACCAACGGATGAGGATTAGTGGAGTATTTACCATTGTGAATGCCTGCTGAAGGTGTGCccatttttctgtattaaaaccaacaacaacagcaactgttgctttctgaaaatgtcagtcTCTTCAGATTGTGCTGCACGACAATCACATctcatttgaaaataaagaaaataaatagaaaaaaataaataaaattattagcATTAATTAAATGAACATTATAGTAACATTTGAGGGTTACAGCTAATATAAAACAATCTAAAAAGTGCTTGAATGCATAAAAGTAGAGTTCATGGCAAAGCTGTTATATTGGATGACTGTATTGTGCAGATGTACCTGATAAAATGGCCACTGAGTGCACATCCAAAGCTGTCACTGAATTCACAGGTTGCATATTATAATGACACAACTGCTGAATTGGTTTGGCTTTAAAGTTTCTTTAAGTTGTACTCGCAACACTGACGGGTACATCCTCGTTCAGAATAAAGGCCACGTGATGAGTGCTCTCACTCTAGGGTGGTATAGAACTGTTCTGAATAATCATTTTAGTAGAgagaaaatctaaaatgttgACTGTCCACCGTCACTGTGAAAGAAAATCTCTAATTCAGAAAAAGGAATCATCTGCTGAAGCAACTCTATGTAATTTTTACCAAGCAGCAGCGCCCTCTACAGCCACAcgtggtgattcattctgttgggcTGTGAGTGATTTAGTGGTTTTCATGGTTATCAGGAGCTCTGATGACTGAACAgaggatattacccatgatccctgGCTTCCTGAATGAGAAGAACTAACACTGCAACATATAAACCAACTCTATTTAGAGGTCTACGTATATTTAAAGTTTGCTTGCTGAGTATTGGAGATCGATCTTGATTTTAATGACTTTTAGATCTTGTTAACTGATCTACACTGCAGCATTTCTCTTAAActtgctgggcctgattctgCTGTGGCTATCAGTCAGTTACACAcctctcacaggagatcgtcTCTGCTCACTAAAGTTATATTCAGCAACACAAGATTTTCAGGTTGAGGAGTGGGAATCAAAGCAGCACCATTCTCCCAAATCCCAAAACTCATCTTAAATCAGTTATTTTAAGGTTAACAAatgcatagtgttgctttaatccCTACCTCGTGCAGTTTTGTCTAAACTGAGCATGTTTACGTGATCAAAAGCAGAagtaaaatctaaaatcatATTCAAACATTGGACTAAGAAAGTTAGAGATCTGTCTTGACTGGACCACCCCTTCTCAAATCTGTCATACACCACATGTTTTGTGCTCTTATGCTACCTGTAAGATGAGTTATTAAGTAATTTCAAGAGCATCTTCAATCCTCAATTATTCCTACAACACATAAACCATTTTGCACAACATGAGGGAAAGtaacaatgtgttttattagtGAGGCTTAGGAGCcattcaaatacaaaacactgaaatatgTAGTGCAGCTGATAAATTAGCAAAAGGAGTGTCAAAGTCAATAGATGCACTATGGGAACAAGAGCAATACAATAGGCAATagatatgaaaagaaaaacaggtcAGAAAGACATCCAGTATCACATAAAAACCTGCAAATATCAGGTCATCCATCGGCACCACCGAAGTACCACATCAAGTAAGGCAGGTCCTACATTCTTCCCCAAACATGTGTCATGGCTCTGAGTCAAAGTTGTTGAGTTTATTTTGCTTTCACATGATGTATACTCCTTGATCAAGTCCAGTCAGTCAACTCAGGTAGAAAGTGCATTAAAGGGAAAAGAGCACATGCCGCGCAGTTAATGTTTGTAGTATTTCTCGGAAGTCTAGAGTCACAGACTATGGTTGAATTTGTGAAACACGGCAGTGATGGCCATCGGAGAGGTGGACATTTTTAAATGCTCAAACGGAGAGGTGCGTTGAATTAGGGAGTGtcacatgtggctgcagccgtGCAACTTGCCATCTGACCTCGCATGTTTGCAAGCTCCATTTAATTTGAGTACAAGCAAATTACCACGAATCGACAAACAGGAAACTTGGGAGCCAATTCATTTATCATGGGAGTAGCTGTTGGTGACGACACGGCCATGTACAGTCTGCTACAGCAACAGTAGCACAGCCTAAATATTGATTTCAGCAAATGCATGTCCATTATATAACAAGAGATTATTTGAACAAATGAAGGTCTAGAAGGTCAAACCTTCAGCATGTGTTATTCACACCGTTGAACCTCTGTAATCGGTGTGAATAGAAGTAATTCTTAACATTTCCCTCTTTGTTTCTCCGACCTGTCAGTGGAGATAACTGGTTTAGCAATgctatctgtctgtctcctctcaaaCGGACTGACAGGTCGTTCAGCCCCTACAGGTTATCTCCTGAGGGCAGGTGTGGAAAGACATTTTTGCTGAATTTACTGCATATCTCAGTACTGCAATAGCTGGGGAAACCTGTCAGCTGGACCTGTTTGGTTCCAGCTTTGTATCTAAGCTATGATCTGACAGGGCTGAGCTGCCCTGAGCACTGGGTGTGTAGCTCGAGCTGTTAGATCGTATCCAACC is part of the Hippoglossus hippoglossus isolate fHipHip1 chromosome 5, fHipHip1.pri, whole genome shotgun sequence genome and harbors:
- the LOC117761259 gene encoding LOW QUALITY PROTEIN: keratin, type II cytoskeletal 8-like (The sequence of the model RefSeq protein was modified relative to this genomic sequence to represent the inferred CDS: inserted 1 base in 1 codon; deleted 1 base in 1 codon) codes for the protein MSVRAMKTTSYSSASSHRGPSQGFSSQSYSGYGGARQSHTVRSSYGGVGSCGASVGAGGFKVAGGYVAGGAAQRGGGVEFGYMGFGGGMGGGMANELVAPITAVTVNKSLLAPLNLEIDPNIQVVRTQEKEQIKSLNNRFASFIDKVRFLEQQNKVLETKWKLLQEQTTSRSNIDAMFEAYIANLRKQVDNLGHEKVKLESDLHHMKGLVEDFKTKYEDEINKRNESENNFVLMKKETDAAFMIKTDLEAQLDGLSDKIDFLRQIYNAEISELQGQIKDTSVVVEMDNSRYLDMDAIVAEVRAQYEDIANRSRAEAETWYQTKYTEMQHSASKHGDDVKSTKAEIAEINRRIMRLQSEIEXVKAQRTNLETQIAEAEERGELAVKDAKLRMRELEEALQRAKHDMAYQVRQYQELMNVKLALDIEIATYRKLLEGEEDRLATGIKVNVAKQTSVNYSAYGLESSCTPVYASSSFGGVKASSSFGGVKASSSFGGVKASSSFGGVKASSSFGGVKASSGSIAALEGGAVKSATITKTETVVIKTEEKKTEVEEKKTEVEEKKEEQAVIEEPATVEQKEQEHVEDEAEAEAEAEAEAEAEAEAEAEAEAEAEAEAVADE